The genome window GGCGACGGAGGGTTGTGTGTCGGTGCCGGGGGACGCGATGGAGCGGATCCTGACATGGGCGGATCCCGGGCGCCGGCCGCACATCGCTATCGGGACGGCAGGCGGGACGACCGCGATCACTCGTTACTAGAGCGGCCCGGGCCGCCGACAGGCAGGCGCACCGTGAACGTCGTCGCCCCCGGACGGCACTCCAGGCTCACGCTCCCGCCGTGCGCCTCCGTCACCGCCGCCACGATGGACAGGCCCAGGCCCGCTCCGCCGCCCCGGTGTTCCGGGCGGCGGCGGTGCTCGGCCCGGGTGAAGCGTTCGAACACCCCCGACTGGATCTCGGCGGGGACTCCCGGCCCGTCGTCGTGGACCGTGAGGACGGCCTCCGTGCCGTCCGTCTCCAGGGATACGGTCACCTTGGTGCCCACAGGTGTGTGCAAACGCGCGTTGGCCAACAGGTTCGCCAGCACCTGATGGAGGCGGTAGCCGTCCCCCGTCACCGTCACCGGCTCCTCCGGCAGCTCCATCGTCCAGCCGTGGCCGGGACCGGCGGCCCGCGCGTCCGTGACCGCGTCGAGGACCAGACGAGTGAGGTCGACAGGACGCCGCTCCAGGGGGCGGCCCGCGTCCAGGCGGGCCAGCAGCAGCAGATCGTCGACCATCTCGCCCATGCGCCCCGACTCCGCGGCGATCCGCTCCAGGGCGCGGGTCACCTCCGGCGGCACCGGACCCGGATGCAGCAGCGCCAGCTCGGCGTGCCCCCGGACCGAGGCGACCGGCGTGCGCAGCTCGTGGCTGGCGTCGGCGGCGAAGCTGCGCAGCCGCTCCTCGCTGGCGTGCCGCTTGGTGAGCGCGTCCTCGACATGGCCGAGCATGCGGTTGAAGGCGCCGGCGACCCGGCCCACCTCGCTGCGCGGGTCGCTCTCGGGGGCGCGCGGTGGCAACGCCACCTCGCCGCTGGCGAGCGGGAGTTCGCTGACCCGGGTGGCGGTCGCGGCGACGCGGCTGAGCGGACGCAGGGACCACCGCACCCAGAGGGCGCCCGCGACACCGGTGACCGCCAGGGCCGCCCCGAAGACGACCGCGGCGACGAGTTCCAGGCGGTGCACCGCGGCATCCACCGGCTCGAGCGGCAGTCCGGTGATCAGTACGTCACCGTCCATGCCGCTGCTCGCCACGAGGCGGTACTCACCGAGCGAGGACAGGCAGACGCTGTGGCCCCTGCCGTCCACGGGCACCGCGGCGAGCGTGCGCTCGTCCCCCGCGTTCAGCGGGGCGCTGAGATCGGTGCTGTCGCTGCCGGGGTGCACCAGCCCCAC of Streptomyces cynarae contains these proteins:
- a CDS encoding sensor histidine kinase, which translates into the protein MRARLREAVRRLPRPRTLRARLTAGLVLLLALSCAAVGVAAVVELNGFLTGRLDQQLRDVGPRFAASLEHGVKPSDHDGDEHADTRKQSFGTFGARLVGGRVTNVGLVHPGSDSTDLSAPLNAGDERTLAAVPVDGRGHSVCLSSLGEYRLVASSGMDGDVLITGLPLEPVDAAVHRLELVAAVVFGAALAVTGVAGALWVRWSLRPLSRVAATATRVSELPLASGEVALPPRAPESDPRSEVGRVAGAFNRMLGHVEDALTKRHASEERLRSFAADASHELRTPVASVRGHAELALLHPGPVPPEVTRALERIAAESGRMGEMVDDLLLLARLDAGRPLERRPVDLTRLVLDAVTDARAAGPGHGWTMELPEEPVTVTGDGYRLHQVLANLLANARLHTPVGTKVTVSLETDGTEAVLTVHDDGPGVPAEIQSGVFERFTRAEHRRRPEHRGGGAGLGLSIVAAVTEAHGGSVSLECRPGATTFTVRLPVGGPGRSSNE